One stretch of Rana temporaria chromosome 10, aRanTem1.1, whole genome shotgun sequence DNA includes these proteins:
- the SCAF1 gene encoding splicing factor, arginine/serine-rich 19 isoform X2, which yields MAGDRQEPKETKEDADKEATPESNRALDVAETEDEQALHCGDSSEYDASEVLNPDIFLKFLQQVVSKSKKKLCRVSDPKPKCPKLKKTCKKKQVKRLADAEEAKHLSVENESNIPEASDLFNFASALEYIEKIYNTTTTGSHLPHFVEESLDFEDLYAEEGIDELELVAEIHVGDASAYANVPPRIFRRARPWRFQKSACLSTSGQEFTQGQSTVHRETAARPSRFKEFFGTPMSHININPCTPRKFNRTRMSADSRSEQNIHSTFQKPADRTSLHVNASVAPKLPGIHWTPKGPLDAFSANRIQNYTCTERTSLINGNTLVKNTPNALESWGLALGNGTGVTGGQQRPLGGESSTVNSQPTQPHGSLEKDSGSSSSSSSCSQNPMLSAGGSEVQSNQSQDLDIYDPFHPTDEENVNGDYIYADSPEKETDEQEDQKYDPFEPTGSNASSSERSPSPYEDDDDDDEIGSETHPEGRISEVLAGIYDENSLSQDIPGSEKTKEGFKSVESDKGLLNDEHEGNTEVESNKAEQRSSKERSDSVSKDVSKLDFEPYSPSSSIDMDTPDEGEVDDDMSPEISEEKNIPEPPVADSTLEETSMAEASAEPIRRVFTVDAGMDYNRNTDFTSEAESKSKVEIKVSLESLAKPDMKSYLRLEKIAKLGSESRSRHKRKHSSERRDRDDDSDRKYDSEIEEGEIVQPDEDCFSPVPVFRSRCRVLDRPLRMVEGDDFLSLHADSDEEGALQIDFGENQMDSRWKGLDLRRKITNQRRERYRRKSETPPKSKNLSKSRSPSSSHSRKKSKRERKRSRERKRSKEPRTATTTSTTTTWSSSKKTKDNKDRKRSRSRSYKGSKVSRSRSRERRRSRSWSPSISTSLSAVGSSRPSAERRKSCRSKSKEKRRRSQSVSMERSRKDKHKDKHRVDGKKKKKRSRSKSRERDRDRRSSRHSNDRKEKEKARPRHTLDEPKVDNPPLLERRRRDSRSVVPPSIQELNNADLFTIKRTITVNPEEKLDREELLRTPEFSGKREVLYDSEGLSFDTYSDRETVDDRDGKSNRVFERHSMKSDSSKRRMPMDFTTKRVEEERDNRQRASKDRDRKRAYPDDRDRYKKRFKECSDPEPEPLKLDRDKIRSDKDKTPKKLKTSHKDSKGSSTRKVKLQSKVAVLIREGVSSTTTVKEAGSIGVKFSRDRESRSPFLKSDEKITDIKSGRPKLETVDVKEPLLRPKKIKGLKMKTGVKKMKPVGAAGILVKPKGTLEKKKKKLKTKASLKKSKADSCSQEILSPIEPKEESIWSDNEKPEIKVKPPSPPKPANEQELTPDSQTVDSSCKTPDVSFLPEELPIDSERINDLVIDSISEVKEEAPRPPPPPPPPPAPIPWNLQSGVDCTTSGVLALTALLFKMEEANMASRAKAQELIQATNQILSHNKPSTSLVTQPPPVIPSLGHSAPSYHSYSSLPLSANSSPPTPPGISSLSSQSIPSHTSSSFFNTTTLADLGKRDGSTSSEGRGDTDKYLKKLHTQERAVEEVKLAIKPYYQRKEITKEDYKDILRKAVHKICHSKSGEINPVKVNNLVKAYVQRYKYFRKHGKKMEDDDSGGISYRSAKEPGALEKWILDQ from the exons ATCCCAAACCAAAATGTCCTAAGCTGAAAAAGACATGTAAAAAGAAACAAGTGAAGAGGCTTGCGGATGCAGAAGAAGCTAAACATCTAAGTGTGGAGAATGAGAGCAAT atTCCAGAAGCTTCTGATTTGTTCAACTTTGCAAGTGCTTTGGAGTATATAGAAAAGATCTATAATACAACTACAACAGGGTCTCACCTTCCCCACTTTGTGGAAGAAAGTCTAGATTTTGAAGACTTGTA tgctgaGGAGGGCATAGATGAACTTGAGCTGGTTGCAGAGATTCATGTCGGGGATGCCAGCGCTTACGCCAATGTCCCACCAAGAATCTTCAGAAGAGCAAGACCCTGGAGATTTCAAAAATCGG cATGCCTGAGTACCTCAGGACAGGAGTTCACACAAGGACAATCAACAGTACACCGAGAGACAGCAGCTAGGCCATCAAGATTTAAGGAATTCTTTGGAACCCCTATGTCTCATATCAACATAAACCCATGTACTCCCAGAAAATTTAATAGAACTCGAATGAGTGCAGACTCTCGTTCAGAACAGAACATACATAGTACTTTCCAAAAACCTGCAGACAGAACTTCCCTCCATGTAAATGCTTCAGTAGCACCCAAGCTCCCTGGAATTCACTGGACACCTAAAGGTCCGCTGGATGCCTTCTCTGCAAATAGGATACAAAATTACACCTGCACGGAGAGGACTAGTCTAATAAATGGCAATACATTAGTTAAAAATACACCCAACGCATTAGAGTCATGGGGACTAGCTTTGGGAAATGGGACTGGGGTAACAGGTGGGCAGCAAAGACCTCTTGGAGGAGAGAGCTCCACAGTAAACAGCCAGCCTACTCAACCTCATGGCTCTTTAGAAAAAGATAGTGGttcttcatcctcttcctcctcctgttCCCAGAACCCTATGCTTTCTGCAGGTGGTAGTGAGGTACAGTCAAACCAATCCCAGGATCTAGATATTTATGACCCTTTCCACCCCACAGATGAGGAAAATGTGAATGGAGACTATATTTATGCAGACTCCCCAGAGAAGGAAACGGATGAACAGGAAGATCAGAAGTATGACCCATTTGAGCCCACTGGCTCCAATGCAAGTTCCTCTGAACGCAGCCCTTCGCCATatgaagatgatgatgatgatgatgaaattggGAGTGAGACTCACCCTGAAGGTCGAATCTCTGAAGTGTTGGCTGGTATTTATGATGAAAACAGTTTGAGCCAAGACATTCCAGGCTCTGAGAAAACAAAGGAAGGTTTTAAATCTGTAGAATCTGATAAAGGCCTACTAAATGATGAACATGAGGGAAATACTGAAGTGGAAAGTAACAAAGCTGAGCAGAGGAGTTCCAAGGAACGTTCTGACTCTGTTTCAAAGGATGTTTCAAAGCTAGATTTTGAACCCTACAGTCCTAGCTCCAGTATAGACATGGACACACCAGATGAAGGGGAGGTAGATGATGACATGTCACCAGAGATATCGGAGGAGAAAAATATTCCAGAACCACCAGTTGCTGATTCAACACTTGAAGAAACAAGTATGGCAGAAGCATCAGCAGAGCCTATAAGGCGTGTATTTACAGTAGATGCAGGTATGGACTATAACAGGAATACTGACTTTACATCTGAAGCCGAATCTAAGTCCAAGGTTGAAATAAAGGTTTCTCTGGAATCCCTTGCCAAGCCTGATATGAAATCATATTTACGGTTAGAAAAAATTGCCAAGCTTGGAAGTGAGTCTAGATCACGGCATAAACGGAAGCATTCATCTGAAAGGAGAGATCGTGATGATGATTCAGATCGGAAATATGATTCTGAAATTGAAGAAGGGGAGATAGTCCAGCCAGATGAAGATTGTTTTAGCCCTGTGCCTGTGTTCCGGAGCCGATGTCGAGTCTTGGACAGACCACTTAGAATGGTTGAAGGTGACGATTTCCTTTCTCTGCATGCAGATTCAGATGAAGAAGGCGCTTTGCAAATTGACTTTGGAGAAAATCAGATGGACAGCAGATGGAAGGGACTGGATTTGAGACGAAAGATTACAAACCAACGCAGAGAGAGGTATCGTAGAAAATCAGAGACTCCACCAAAATCAAAAAACCTCTCCAAATCTCGTTCTCCTTCTAGCTCTCATAGTCGCAAGAAGTCCAAACGTGAAAGAAAAAGATCCAGGGAAAGGAAAAGGTCCAAGGAACCACGAACTGCTACTACTACTTCTACTACCACCACCTGGTCTAGTTCTAAAAAAACTAAAGATAACAAAGACCGCAAGCGCTCTAGGTCACGCTCTTATAAGGGCAGTAAGGTTTCTCGTTCACGTTCTAGAGAACGTAGGAGATCGCGTTCTTGGTCACCTTCCATTAGCACTAGCTTGTCTGCCGTAGGGTCTTCTCGTCCTTCAGCTGAAAGGAGAAAAAGTTGCAGATCAAAATCAAAAGAGAAGAGGCGTCGGTCACAATCTGTCAGTATGGAGCGGTCTAGAAAAGATAAACATAAGGACAAGCATCGGGTAGatggaaagaaaaagaagaaaagatcACGTTCAAAGTccagagaaagagatagagatcGAAGATCTTCCCGGCACTCAAATGATAGGAAAGAAAAGGAGAAGGCAAGGCCCAGGCACACTTTAGATGAACCCAAGGTTGACAATCCCCCACTCTTGGAGAGGAGACGACGAGACAGCCGCTCAGTGGTACCTCCTTCAATACAAGAGCTCAATAATGCAGATCTTTTTACTATAAAGAGAACTATTACTGTGAACCCGGAAGAAAAACTAGATCGTGAGGAATTGCTTCGTACTCCTGAATTTTCTGGGAAGAGAGAAGTTCTGTATGATTCAGAAGGACTGAGCTTTGACACCTATTCTGACCGAGAAACTGTTGATGACCGGGACGGAAAATCTAACAGGGTTTTTGAAAGGCATTCTATGAAGTCTGATTCCAGCAAGAGAAGGATGCCCATGGACTTCACAACAAAGCGGGTAGAAGAAGAAAGAGACAACagacagagagcttccaaagatCGAGATAGAAAAAGAGCTTACCCAGATGACCGCGACCGgtataaaaaacgttttaaagAATGTTCTGATCCAGAACCTGAGCCCTTGAAGTTAGACCGAGATAAAATTCGTTCTGATAAGGATAAAACTCCAAAGAAACTTAAAACAAGTCATAAAGACAGCAAAGGAAGCTCAACTAGGAAAGTCAAACTTCAGTCTAAAGTGGCTGTGTTGATCCGTGAAGGTGTAAGCAGCACCACAACTGTCAAAGAAGCTGGATCTATTGGGGTCAAATTTAGCAGAGACAGAGAAAGCCGCTCCCCATTCCtaaaatctgatgaaaaaataacTGATATTAAGAGTGGTCGACCTAAACTTGAAACGGTTGATGTCAAAGAACCTCTTCTACGGCCTAAAAAAATTAAGGGTTTAAAAATGAAAACGGGTGTTAAGAAAATGAAGCCTGTTGGCGCTGCGGGGATTCTTGTTAAACCTAAGGGGACtctagaaaagaaaaagaagaagctgAAGACAAAAGCCTCattaaaaaagtccaaagcagaTAGCTGCAGTCAGGAGATATTAAGCCCAATTGAACCCAAAGAAGAATCTATATGGTCTGACAATGAGAAACCAGAGATTAAAGTTAAACCTCCAAGTCCTCCCAAGCCAGCCAATGAACAGGAGCTCACCCCTGATTCCCAGACTGTAGACAGTAGCTGCAAGACTCCAGATGTTTCATTCTTGCCCGAGGAGCTCCCTATAGACTCGGAAAGAATTAATGACTTGGTGATTGACAGTATTTCTGAGGTCAAGGAAGAGGCACCCCGTCCAccgcctcctcctccaccacccccAGCACCGATACCATGGAACCTCCAGTCAGGCGTGGACTGCACCACAAGTGGGGTCTTGGCAT tgactgcacttctgtTCAAGATGGAGGAGGCGAACATGGCAAGCCGAGCCAAGGCACAGGAGCTAATCCAAGCCACCAATCAG ATCCTCAGTCACAACAAGCCTTCTACCTCACTGGTTACCCAGCCTCCACCTGTCATACCATCTCTTGGTCACTCGGCTCCTTCCTATCATTCTTATTCTAGTCTACCCCTTAGTGCCAACTCCAGCCCCCCGACCCCACCCGGAATCTCAAGTCTAAGCTCGCAATCAATTCCCAGTCACACCTCTAGCTCCTTTTTCAACACTACTACACTTGCAGATCTGGGAAAACGGGACGGCAGCACCAGCTCTGAGGGCAGAGGAGACACCGATAAG TATCTGAAGAAGCTGCATACACAGGAGAGAGCAGTAGAGGAGGTAAAACTGGCCATTAAACCCTATTATCAAAGAAAAGAGATCACAAAGGAAGATTATAAAGATATCCTTAGGAAAGCTGTACATAAG ATTTGCCACAGCAAGAGTGGAGAAATCAATCCAGTAAAAGTGAACAATCTGGTGAAAGCCTACGTCCAGCGCTACAAGTATTTCCGGAAACACGGGAAGAAAATGGAAGATGATGACAGCGGCGGCATCAGTTACCGTAGTGCAAAAGAACCAGGGGCCCTTGAAAAG
- the SCAF1 gene encoding splicing factor, arginine/serine-rich 19 isoform X1, producing the protein MAGDRQEPKETKEDADKEATPESNRALDVAETEDEQALHCGDSSEYDASEVLNPDIFLKFLQQVVSKSKKKLCRVSDPKPKCPKLKKTCKKKQVKRLADAEEAKHLSVENESNIPEASDLFNFASALEYIEKIYNTTTTGSHLPHFVEESLDFEDLYAEEGIDELELVAEIHVGDASAYANVPPRIFRRARPWRFQKSACLSTSGQEFTQGQSTVHRETAARPSRFKEFFGTPMSHININPCTPRKFNRTRMSADSRSEQNIHSTFQKPADRTSLHVNASVAPKLPGIHWTPKGPLDAFSANRIQNYTCTERTSLINGNTLVKNTPNALESWGLALGNGTGVTGGQQRPLGGESSTVNSQPTQPHGSLEKDSGSSSSSSSCSQNPMLSAGGSEVQSNQSQDLDIYDPFHPTDEENVNGDYIYADSPEKETDEQEDQKYDPFEPTGSNASSSERSPSPYEDDDDDDEIGSETHPEGRISEVLAGIYDENSLSQDIPGSEKTKEGFKSVESDKGLLNDEHEGNTEVESNKAEQRSSKERSDSVSKDVSKLDFEPYSPSSSIDMDTPDEGEVDDDMSPEISEEKNIPEPPVADSTLEETSMAEASAEPIRRVFTVDAGMDYNRNTDFTSEAESKSKVEIKVSLESLAKPDMKSYLRLEKIAKLGSESRSRHKRKHSSERRDRDDDSDRKYDSEIEEGEIVQPDEDCFSPVPVFRSRCRVLDRPLRMVEGDDFLSLHADSDEEGALQIDFGENQMDSRWKGLDLRRKITNQRRERYRRKSETPPKSKNLSKSRSPSSSHSRKKSKRERKRSRERKRSKEPRTATTTSTTTTWSSSKKTKDNKDRKRSRSRSYKGSKVSRSRSRERRRSRSWSPSISTSLSAVGSSRPSAERRKSCRSKSKEKRRRSQSVSMERSRKDKHKDKHRVDGKKKKKRSRSKSRERDRDRRSSRHSNDRKEKEKARPRHTLDEPKVDNPPLLERRRRDSRSVVPPSIQELNNADLFTIKRTITVNPEEKLDREELLRTPEFSGKREVLYDSEGLSFDTYSDRETVDDRDGKSNRVFERHSMKSDSSKRRMPMDFTTKRVEEERDNRQRASKDRDRKRAYPDDRDRYKKRFKECSDPEPEPLKLDRDKIRSDKDKTPKKLKTSHKDSKGSSTRKVKLQSKVAVLIREGVSSTTTVKEAGSIGVKFSRDRESRSPFLKSDEKITDIKSGRPKLETVDVKEPLLRPKKIKGLKMKTGVKKMKPVGAAGILVKPKGTLEKKKKKLKTKASLKKSKADSCSQEILSPIEPKEESIWSDNEKPEIKVKPPSPPKPANEQELTPDSQTVDSSCKTPDVSFLPEELPIDSERINDLVIDSISEVKEEAPRPPPPPPPPPAPIPWNLQSGVDCTTSGVLALTALLFKMEEANMASRAKAQELIQATNQILSHNKPSTSLVTQPPPVIPSLGHSAPSYHSYSSLPLSANSSPPTPPGISSLSSQSIPSHTSSSFFNTTTLADLGKRDGSTSSEGRGDTDKYLKKLHTQERAVEEVKLAIKPYYQRKEITKEDYKDILRKAVHKICHSKSGEINPVKVNNLVKAYVQRYKYFRKHGKKMEDDDSGGISYRSAKEPGALEKAMPPLPLI; encoded by the exons ATCCCAAACCAAAATGTCCTAAGCTGAAAAAGACATGTAAAAAGAAACAAGTGAAGAGGCTTGCGGATGCAGAAGAAGCTAAACATCTAAGTGTGGAGAATGAGAGCAAT atTCCAGAAGCTTCTGATTTGTTCAACTTTGCAAGTGCTTTGGAGTATATAGAAAAGATCTATAATACAACTACAACAGGGTCTCACCTTCCCCACTTTGTGGAAGAAAGTCTAGATTTTGAAGACTTGTA tgctgaGGAGGGCATAGATGAACTTGAGCTGGTTGCAGAGATTCATGTCGGGGATGCCAGCGCTTACGCCAATGTCCCACCAAGAATCTTCAGAAGAGCAAGACCCTGGAGATTTCAAAAATCGG cATGCCTGAGTACCTCAGGACAGGAGTTCACACAAGGACAATCAACAGTACACCGAGAGACAGCAGCTAGGCCATCAAGATTTAAGGAATTCTTTGGAACCCCTATGTCTCATATCAACATAAACCCATGTACTCCCAGAAAATTTAATAGAACTCGAATGAGTGCAGACTCTCGTTCAGAACAGAACATACATAGTACTTTCCAAAAACCTGCAGACAGAACTTCCCTCCATGTAAATGCTTCAGTAGCACCCAAGCTCCCTGGAATTCACTGGACACCTAAAGGTCCGCTGGATGCCTTCTCTGCAAATAGGATACAAAATTACACCTGCACGGAGAGGACTAGTCTAATAAATGGCAATACATTAGTTAAAAATACACCCAACGCATTAGAGTCATGGGGACTAGCTTTGGGAAATGGGACTGGGGTAACAGGTGGGCAGCAAAGACCTCTTGGAGGAGAGAGCTCCACAGTAAACAGCCAGCCTACTCAACCTCATGGCTCTTTAGAAAAAGATAGTGGttcttcatcctcttcctcctcctgttCCCAGAACCCTATGCTTTCTGCAGGTGGTAGTGAGGTACAGTCAAACCAATCCCAGGATCTAGATATTTATGACCCTTTCCACCCCACAGATGAGGAAAATGTGAATGGAGACTATATTTATGCAGACTCCCCAGAGAAGGAAACGGATGAACAGGAAGATCAGAAGTATGACCCATTTGAGCCCACTGGCTCCAATGCAAGTTCCTCTGAACGCAGCCCTTCGCCATatgaagatgatgatgatgatgatgaaattggGAGTGAGACTCACCCTGAAGGTCGAATCTCTGAAGTGTTGGCTGGTATTTATGATGAAAACAGTTTGAGCCAAGACATTCCAGGCTCTGAGAAAACAAAGGAAGGTTTTAAATCTGTAGAATCTGATAAAGGCCTACTAAATGATGAACATGAGGGAAATACTGAAGTGGAAAGTAACAAAGCTGAGCAGAGGAGTTCCAAGGAACGTTCTGACTCTGTTTCAAAGGATGTTTCAAAGCTAGATTTTGAACCCTACAGTCCTAGCTCCAGTATAGACATGGACACACCAGATGAAGGGGAGGTAGATGATGACATGTCACCAGAGATATCGGAGGAGAAAAATATTCCAGAACCACCAGTTGCTGATTCAACACTTGAAGAAACAAGTATGGCAGAAGCATCAGCAGAGCCTATAAGGCGTGTATTTACAGTAGATGCAGGTATGGACTATAACAGGAATACTGACTTTACATCTGAAGCCGAATCTAAGTCCAAGGTTGAAATAAAGGTTTCTCTGGAATCCCTTGCCAAGCCTGATATGAAATCATATTTACGGTTAGAAAAAATTGCCAAGCTTGGAAGTGAGTCTAGATCACGGCATAAACGGAAGCATTCATCTGAAAGGAGAGATCGTGATGATGATTCAGATCGGAAATATGATTCTGAAATTGAAGAAGGGGAGATAGTCCAGCCAGATGAAGATTGTTTTAGCCCTGTGCCTGTGTTCCGGAGCCGATGTCGAGTCTTGGACAGACCACTTAGAATGGTTGAAGGTGACGATTTCCTTTCTCTGCATGCAGATTCAGATGAAGAAGGCGCTTTGCAAATTGACTTTGGAGAAAATCAGATGGACAGCAGATGGAAGGGACTGGATTTGAGACGAAAGATTACAAACCAACGCAGAGAGAGGTATCGTAGAAAATCAGAGACTCCACCAAAATCAAAAAACCTCTCCAAATCTCGTTCTCCTTCTAGCTCTCATAGTCGCAAGAAGTCCAAACGTGAAAGAAAAAGATCCAGGGAAAGGAAAAGGTCCAAGGAACCACGAACTGCTACTACTACTTCTACTACCACCACCTGGTCTAGTTCTAAAAAAACTAAAGATAACAAAGACCGCAAGCGCTCTAGGTCACGCTCTTATAAGGGCAGTAAGGTTTCTCGTTCACGTTCTAGAGAACGTAGGAGATCGCGTTCTTGGTCACCTTCCATTAGCACTAGCTTGTCTGCCGTAGGGTCTTCTCGTCCTTCAGCTGAAAGGAGAAAAAGTTGCAGATCAAAATCAAAAGAGAAGAGGCGTCGGTCACAATCTGTCAGTATGGAGCGGTCTAGAAAAGATAAACATAAGGACAAGCATCGGGTAGatggaaagaaaaagaagaaaagatcACGTTCAAAGTccagagaaagagatagagatcGAAGATCTTCCCGGCACTCAAATGATAGGAAAGAAAAGGAGAAGGCAAGGCCCAGGCACACTTTAGATGAACCCAAGGTTGACAATCCCCCACTCTTGGAGAGGAGACGACGAGACAGCCGCTCAGTGGTACCTCCTTCAATACAAGAGCTCAATAATGCAGATCTTTTTACTATAAAGAGAACTATTACTGTGAACCCGGAAGAAAAACTAGATCGTGAGGAATTGCTTCGTACTCCTGAATTTTCTGGGAAGAGAGAAGTTCTGTATGATTCAGAAGGACTGAGCTTTGACACCTATTCTGACCGAGAAACTGTTGATGACCGGGACGGAAAATCTAACAGGGTTTTTGAAAGGCATTCTATGAAGTCTGATTCCAGCAAGAGAAGGATGCCCATGGACTTCACAACAAAGCGGGTAGAAGAAGAAAGAGACAACagacagagagcttccaaagatCGAGATAGAAAAAGAGCTTACCCAGATGACCGCGACCGgtataaaaaacgttttaaagAATGTTCTGATCCAGAACCTGAGCCCTTGAAGTTAGACCGAGATAAAATTCGTTCTGATAAGGATAAAACTCCAAAGAAACTTAAAACAAGTCATAAAGACAGCAAAGGAAGCTCAACTAGGAAAGTCAAACTTCAGTCTAAAGTGGCTGTGTTGATCCGTGAAGGTGTAAGCAGCACCACAACTGTCAAAGAAGCTGGATCTATTGGGGTCAAATTTAGCAGAGACAGAGAAAGCCGCTCCCCATTCCtaaaatctgatgaaaaaataacTGATATTAAGAGTGGTCGACCTAAACTTGAAACGGTTGATGTCAAAGAACCTCTTCTACGGCCTAAAAAAATTAAGGGTTTAAAAATGAAAACGGGTGTTAAGAAAATGAAGCCTGTTGGCGCTGCGGGGATTCTTGTTAAACCTAAGGGGACtctagaaaagaaaaagaagaagctgAAGACAAAAGCCTCattaaaaaagtccaaagcagaTAGCTGCAGTCAGGAGATATTAAGCCCAATTGAACCCAAAGAAGAATCTATATGGTCTGACAATGAGAAACCAGAGATTAAAGTTAAACCTCCAAGTCCTCCCAAGCCAGCCAATGAACAGGAGCTCACCCCTGATTCCCAGACTGTAGACAGTAGCTGCAAGACTCCAGATGTTTCATTCTTGCCCGAGGAGCTCCCTATAGACTCGGAAAGAATTAATGACTTGGTGATTGACAGTATTTCTGAGGTCAAGGAAGAGGCACCCCGTCCAccgcctcctcctccaccacccccAGCACCGATACCATGGAACCTCCAGTCAGGCGTGGACTGCACCACAAGTGGGGTCTTGGCAT tgactgcacttctgtTCAAGATGGAGGAGGCGAACATGGCAAGCCGAGCCAAGGCACAGGAGCTAATCCAAGCCACCAATCAG ATCCTCAGTCACAACAAGCCTTCTACCTCACTGGTTACCCAGCCTCCACCTGTCATACCATCTCTTGGTCACTCGGCTCCTTCCTATCATTCTTATTCTAGTCTACCCCTTAGTGCCAACTCCAGCCCCCCGACCCCACCCGGAATCTCAAGTCTAAGCTCGCAATCAATTCCCAGTCACACCTCTAGCTCCTTTTTCAACACTACTACACTTGCAGATCTGGGAAAACGGGACGGCAGCACCAGCTCTGAGGGCAGAGGAGACACCGATAAG TATCTGAAGAAGCTGCATACACAGGAGAGAGCAGTAGAGGAGGTAAAACTGGCCATTAAACCCTATTATCAAAGAAAAGAGATCACAAAGGAAGATTATAAAGATATCCTTAGGAAAGCTGTACATAAG ATTTGCCACAGCAAGAGTGGAGAAATCAATCCAGTAAAAGTGAACAATCTGGTGAAAGCCTACGTCCAGCGCTACAAGTATTTCCGGAAACACGGGAAGAAAATGGAAGATGATGACAGCGGCGGCATCAGTTACCGTAGTGCAAAAGAACCAGGGGCCCTTGAAAAGGCAATGCCTCCTTTACCATTAATATGA